Proteins found in one Thalassomonas actiniarum genomic segment:
- a CDS encoding universal stress protein, whose amino-acid sequence MDKHLYLVAIDGSEWSERAAQRAVALAKSNGSRVKLLCVLDWSRMQPIVAEGFVTPSVNTRDEEAYVTKNIFAPLQEKYADSGVKIDYEMMWGEPVEVLRDQVKAQHANMLFVGRRGRSRITDLLLGSVANKLAHCIGIPIVLVP is encoded by the coding sequence ATGGATAAACATCTATATCTGGTGGCAATAGACGGCAGTGAATGGTCGGAGCGGGCTGCGCAAAGGGCGGTGGCCCTGGCTAAAAGTAACGGTAGCCGGGTCAAATTGCTCTGTGTTTTGGACTGGTCAAGGATGCAACCGATAGTGGCTGAAGGTTTTGTAACCCCTTCGGTAAATACCAGGGATGAAGAAGCCTATGTGACAAAAAATATCTTTGCGCCGTTACAGGAAAAATACGCGGATAGCGGAGTCAAAATCGATTATGAGATGATGTGGGGCGAGCCGGTAGAAGTGCTGCGTGACCAGGTCAAGGCACAGCATGCCAATATGCTGTTTGTCGGCAGACGCGGTCGCTCCCGCATTACCGATTTGTTGCTGGGCAGCGTAGCCAATAAACTTGCCCATTGCATAGGCATTCCCATTGTTCTGGTGCCATAG